A window from Cryobacterium sp. PAMC25264 encodes these proteins:
- a CDS encoding MFS transporter, translated as MYISFSDRKGGVTAPTKSATKVSSVVVSLGVVSMLTDISSESVAAILPLYITGVIGLSTVAYGFIDGLYQGISAFVRIAGGWAADRGDQPKWIAFFGYGVSALARIGLLFAAGFGALVAVLAIDRLGKGVRTAPRDALIVASSAPDNLGRSFGVHRMLDTVGAAVGPLLAFVVLFFIPDGYSTVFVVSLTFAILGVVILGILVPNTRPRAERAAAATDPRPARFRWRQLADPRLRRLLICAGLLGMLTIGDGFIYLVLQNRGAFAAAWFPLLYVGTNVAFLLLAIPLGRLSDRFGRGRVFIIGHVALLAAYISAALPTAGPLATVLCLVLLGTFYAATDGILAALASQCTPEEARASGIAAAQTVVALTRLIASTGFGLLWFSLGRENAMLVAAAALALVIPAAALLLRGVVSRRPAR; from the coding sequence ATGTACATTTCCTTCTCGGATCGGAAAGGCGGCGTCACGGCGCCGACGAAATCAGCAACGAAGGTCTCGTCGGTGGTGGTCAGCCTCGGCGTAGTGAGTATGCTCACCGACATCTCCTCCGAATCGGTGGCCGCGATCCTTCCGCTCTACATCACCGGTGTGATCGGGCTGTCCACCGTCGCCTACGGCTTCATCGATGGGCTGTACCAGGGCATCAGTGCCTTCGTGCGCATCGCCGGCGGCTGGGCCGCCGACCGCGGGGATCAACCCAAGTGGATCGCGTTCTTCGGCTATGGAGTGTCCGCGCTAGCCAGGATCGGCCTGCTCTTCGCCGCCGGGTTCGGCGCCCTCGTCGCCGTCCTCGCGATCGACCGGCTCGGTAAGGGCGTCCGCACGGCCCCGCGGGACGCACTCATCGTCGCCTCCTCCGCGCCAGACAACCTCGGCCGGTCCTTCGGAGTGCACCGCATGCTGGACACCGTCGGCGCGGCGGTCGGACCGCTGCTGGCGTTCGTGGTCCTGTTCTTCATCCCCGACGGGTACAGCACAGTCTTCGTGGTCTCCCTGACCTTCGCGATTCTGGGCGTCGTCATTCTCGGCATCCTGGTGCCCAACACCAGGCCGAGGGCGGAGCGCGCGGCAGCGGCCACTGACCCTCGGCCGGCTCGATTCCGCTGGCGCCAACTGGCCGATCCACGGCTCCGCCGCCTTCTGATCTGCGCCGGGCTCCTGGGGATGCTCACCATCGGCGACGGCTTCATCTATCTGGTCCTGCAGAACAGGGGGGCATTCGCCGCAGCCTGGTTCCCCCTGCTGTACGTGGGCACCAACGTCGCCTTCCTGCTTCTGGCGATCCCACTCGGCCGGCTCTCGGACCGGTTCGGGCGCGGGCGCGTCTTCATCATCGGCCATGTCGCCCTGCTGGCCGCGTATATCAGTGCCGCGCTCCCGACGGCCGGCCCGCTGGCGACCGTTCTCTGCCTCGTCCTCCTCGGCACGTTCTACGCTGCGACCGATGGGATCCTGGCCGCCCTGGCCTCGCAGTGCACGCCCGAGGAGGCCCGGGCCAGCGGGATCGCGGCGGCGCAGACCGTGGTGGCGCTCACCCGGCTGATCGCGTCCACCGGTTTCGGGCTGCTCTGGTTCTCGCTGGGGCGGGAAAACGCGATGCTGGTCGCGGCGGCGGCCCTGGCCCTCGTGATCCCGGCCGCGGCGCTCCTGTTGCGCGGCGTGGTCTCCCGGCGGCCGGCGAGATGA
- a CDS encoding glycosyltransferase family 1 protein, which yields MRTTPGLREIARRARQDGLTDATRRLIRRFATRLDVEALDFPLLDSDIADSTRQARPPGEPIPPGSPLTIGWVCTPPGPGSGGHTTLFRMVEAAERAGHRCIVYFYDRHGGDHDRHQRVMRRFWPGVSAEVRNATLGIDGADAYVASSWESAHVIASRVRSAAALLYFIQDFEPYFHPKGTLYALAEDSYRFGFVNIALGELVASELADRGIAHSIVPFGCDTDVYRLANPAAQRSGVVYYTKPGSDRRGYRLGRLALEEFHRRHPAEPIHLYGDADDNWRIPVIQHGRLSPSALNELYNSSKAGLAISFTNITLVAEEMLAAGVIPVVTEVPYARDVLRHPDVQWSVTTPGALADGLGRAVDRMMPGVARTEMAQRVTHGWGATARETMRLIEQAAWAPRSEHSRLPT from the coding sequence ATGAGGACAACCCCCGGACTCCGGGAGATCGCGCGCCGGGCGCGGCAGGACGGCCTGACCGACGCGACCAGGCGTCTGATCCGGCGCTTCGCTACCAGACTTGACGTCGAAGCCCTCGACTTTCCGCTGCTCGACTCGGACATAGCTGATTCGACCCGCCAGGCGCGCCCACCCGGCGAGCCCATCCCGCCCGGCAGTCCCCTCACGATCGGGTGGGTCTGCACGCCGCCCGGCCCGGGCTCCGGCGGACACACGACCCTGTTTCGCATGGTTGAGGCCGCAGAGCGAGCCGGCCATCGCTGCATCGTCTACTTCTACGACAGGCACGGCGGGGACCATGACCGACACCAGCGCGTGATGCGCCGGTTCTGGCCCGGAGTGTCGGCCGAGGTGCGCAATGCGACGCTGGGGATCGATGGGGCTGATGCCTATGTGGCCAGCTCCTGGGAGAGCGCCCACGTGATCGCCTCCAGGGTGCGTTCGGCTGCGGCATTGCTCTACTTCATTCAGGACTTCGAGCCCTACTTCCACCCGAAGGGCACCCTCTACGCGCTCGCCGAAGACAGCTATCGCTTCGGTTTCGTCAACATCGCGCTCGGCGAGCTCGTGGCCAGCGAACTCGCGGACCGCGGCATCGCGCACTCCATCGTTCCCTTCGGCTGCGACACTGATGTCTACCGGCTGGCTAATCCGGCTGCACAGCGCTCAGGGGTGGTCTACTACACGAAGCCCGGCTCGGATCGACGCGGTTACCGACTCGGTCGACTGGCGCTGGAGGAGTTCCACCGGAGGCACCCCGCAGAGCCCATCCATCTCTACGGTGACGCAGACGACAACTGGCGCATTCCCGTCATTCAACATGGGCGGCTCTCCCCGAGCGCCCTCAACGAGTTGTACAACTCGAGCAAGGCCGGATTGGCGATCTCGTTCACAAACATCACGTTGGTGGCAGAGGAGATGCTCGCCGCCGGCGTGATACCCGTCGTCACGGAAGTCCCGTACGCCCGCGATGTGCTCCGACACCCCGATGTCCAGTGGTCCGTCACCACGCCGGGGGCGTTGGCCGATGGGCTGGGCCGAGCCGTCGACCGGATGATGCCAGGGGTGGCGCGAACGGAGATGGCACAACGGGTCACCCATGGTTGGGGAGCGACGGCGCGCGAGACGATGCGGCTGATCGAGCAGGCGGCCTGGGCGCCGCGGAGTGAGCACTCGAGGCTCCCCACCTGA
- a CDS encoding O-antigen ligase: MLTIYLVVLYGIPSTLRVSALGSMGSIGILVGLGTLIWWAWYRIQLREPIDEVGTNPVRIGVFVVGGALLLSYLAAMTRAIPSAEISPADTGMLRAAALIGVALLALDGPPNMDRFMVFVHRFALAGGLIAALGLLQFVTQQSLVDQIPLPGFVASADYSSLVLRGGLTRPAGTSVHPLEYAVILSMTLPITIVCALHARRGRAVGLWVMAGLIVLALMVSSSRSAYVGLAVSVIPLVFGLGRTARRWMIVGGVGLTGFVYIIAPRALTNLRYLFVAGADDPSVQSRTSSYAVIEALFPHFPFAGRGFGTFLPEYRIFDNEYLVLLMEIGVVGLLAVIGLLVAAAVGAAHARKRSKDFFTRDVGVALIASLAAGAALLALFDALSFPQAAGTLFLTIGLCGAYWRLLTHKLS; the protein is encoded by the coding sequence ATGCTCACGATCTACCTTGTGGTCCTCTACGGCATTCCGTCCACATTGCGTGTCAGCGCCCTGGGCAGCATGGGCTCCATCGGCATACTCGTGGGTCTCGGCACTCTGATCTGGTGGGCCTGGTACCGGATCCAGCTGCGAGAACCGATCGATGAAGTCGGAACCAATCCGGTGCGCATCGGTGTGTTCGTCGTCGGAGGCGCGCTGCTGCTGAGTTACCTCGCCGCGATGACCCGAGCGATTCCCTCCGCGGAGATCAGCCCGGCCGACACCGGCATGCTCCGGGCCGCCGCGCTGATCGGGGTTGCGTTGCTCGCGCTGGACGGCCCGCCGAACATGGACCGCTTCATGGTCTTCGTCCACCGGTTCGCGCTTGCGGGTGGCCTCATCGCCGCCCTCGGGCTTCTGCAATTCGTGACCCAACAATCTCTGGTGGACCAGATACCGCTGCCCGGGTTCGTGGCGTCGGCGGACTACTCCAGCCTGGTGCTGCGTGGGGGGCTGACCCGTCCGGCCGGCACGTCGGTACACCCGCTGGAGTATGCCGTGATCCTGTCGATGACCCTCCCGATCACCATCGTCTGCGCCCTGCACGCGCGACGTGGCCGAGCGGTGGGTCTGTGGGTGATGGCCGGCCTCATAGTGCTCGCCCTCATGGTCTCGAGCTCTCGTTCGGCCTACGTCGGGCTGGCCGTCTCGGTGATACCGCTGGTCTTCGGCCTCGGACGCACCGCACGGCGCTGGATGATCGTGGGAGGTGTCGGGCTGACGGGCTTCGTCTACATCATCGCGCCTCGGGCCCTCACCAATCTGCGATACCTTTTCGTCGCCGGCGCCGACGACCCCAGCGTGCAATCCCGGACGTCCAGCTACGCGGTGATCGAGGCGCTCTTCCCGCACTTTCCCTTCGCGGGCCGAGGCTTCGGCACATTCCTTCCCGAGTACCGGATCTTCGACAACGAGTACCTGGTGCTTCTGATGGAAATCGGAGTCGTCGGGCTGCTCGCCGTGATCGGACTTCTGGTCGCAGCAGCCGTCGGAGCGGCGCACGCGCGAAAACGTTCCAAAGATTTTTTCACGCGCGATGTGGGTGTCGCGCTGATTGCATCTCTCGCCGCGGGAGCTGCGTTATTGGCCTTATTCGATGCTCTCTCTTTTCCCCAGGCAGCGGGCACTTTATTCTTGACGATAGGGCTGTGCGGAGCGTATTGGCGACTCCTGACTCATAAGCTCTCCTAG
- a CDS encoding glycosyltransferase: MSGCRTSIVIAAHNEAQVIARTLAALEPSVSSGDFEVLVVCNGCTDRTAQIARGFAGVTVVELDTASKVAALREGDRLAASGARIYLDADIVLTSRAATDVAAALTTGALAARPPRSFDAHHAAWVVRRWYALRQSLPSISGTLWGAGCYALSEGGRSRFGEFPDILSDDLFVHSLFSAEEIVIVATDPVVITTPRRTADLLRILRRHHRTQGEVAPALSPIGGRASQLSDIRTLLQRDPLRIIDVGVYVATIACARLLALTASGGGWERDASSREAR; the protein is encoded by the coding sequence ATGAGCGGGTGCCGCACATCTATCGTGATCGCTGCCCATAACGAAGCGCAGGTGATCGCCCGCACACTGGCGGCGCTGGAACCCTCTGTTAGTTCGGGGGACTTCGAGGTGCTGGTCGTCTGCAACGGCTGCACGGACCGCACCGCACAGATCGCGCGCGGCTTCGCCGGGGTCACCGTGGTCGAACTCGACACCGCCTCAAAGGTCGCCGCGCTCAGAGAGGGTGATCGTCTCGCGGCCTCCGGGGCGCGCATCTACCTCGATGCGGACATAGTCCTCACCAGCCGGGCCGCGACGGATGTCGCTGCAGCACTCACGACGGGCGCCCTGGCCGCACGTCCTCCCCGGAGCTTCGACGCGCACCATGCGGCCTGGGTCGTTCGCCGCTGGTACGCCCTGCGCCAGAGCCTGCCGTCGATCTCCGGAACCCTGTGGGGGGCGGGTTGCTACGCCCTGTCAGAGGGCGGACGTTCCCGATTCGGTGAGTTCCCCGACATCCTCTCCGACGATCTGTTCGTGCACAGCCTGTTCTCCGCCGAAGAGATCGTCATCGTCGCCACGGATCCTGTCGTCATCACCACACCGAGACGGACCGCGGACTTGCTGCGGATCCTGCGCCGGCACCACCGCACGCAGGGGGAGGTCGCTCCCGCTCTCTCCCCGATCGGCGGCCGGGCCAGCCAACTCAGCGATATCCGCACACTGCTGCAGAGGGATCCTCTCCGGATCATCGACGTCGGCGTCTACGTCGCGACGATCGCCTGCGCCAGGTTGCTCGCACTTACCGCGAGCGGTGGTGGCTGGGAGCGCGACGCGAGCTCGCGCGAGGCGCGCTAA
- a CDS encoding glycosyltransferase family 4 protein yields MPANRVLIIVQNLPVPLDRRVWLECNALAAQGYTVSVICPKGPGDRSYELLDGIAIYKYRPSPAARGVFGFAVEFTWCWILTALLSVRVHHQRGFDVIQACNPPDTYWLLAWLWRARGVRFVFDQHDLNPELFLSRFGKPTSPAARVEFRGLLWLERMTYRIADRVISTNGSYKAVAERRGHRDPATVTVVRSGPDTRVMRPVYPDPAIRGDADALLCYLGIMGPQDGVETMLDLMEELVHKRGRVGLHAVLLGFGDCLEDLKTRCTELNLDQNVRFTGRVGPAEIAQYLSAADIGIGPDQKTPLNDVSTMNKTMEYMAYALPSVSVELLETRVSAGEAGIFVPSGDISAFADAVEALLDDPARRVELGLAARRRVSEHLDWRPQASAYVAVFDDLLDSPPDATRYAAWPFTSSGMDLPAGRRYVTLDDEAELARFIRERCELPVPAAESIRATRDTD; encoded by the coding sequence GTGCCAGCCAATCGAGTACTCATCATCGTGCAGAACCTGCCGGTGCCACTGGATCGTCGCGTCTGGCTGGAGTGCAACGCACTCGCTGCGCAGGGGTACACCGTCTCCGTGATCTGCCCGAAAGGGCCGGGTGATCGGTCGTATGAGTTGCTCGACGGGATCGCCATCTATAAGTACCGTCCCAGCCCGGCAGCGCGAGGTGTGTTCGGATTCGCTGTGGAGTTCACCTGGTGCTGGATTCTCACGGCGTTGCTGTCAGTGCGGGTGCATCACCAGCGCGGTTTTGATGTCATCCAGGCCTGCAACCCGCCGGACACGTACTGGTTACTCGCTTGGCTCTGGCGGGCTCGCGGTGTGCGCTTCGTCTTCGATCAGCACGACCTCAACCCGGAGCTGTTTCTCTCCCGATTCGGCAAGCCGACGTCACCCGCCGCACGGGTGGAATTCCGGGGCCTGCTCTGGTTGGAGCGAATGACCTACCGGATCGCCGACCGGGTGATCTCGACCAACGGATCCTACAAAGCCGTTGCCGAGCGGCGGGGGCACAGGGATCCCGCAACGGTGACCGTCGTTCGCAGTGGGCCGGACACGCGGGTGATGCGCCCCGTCTACCCCGACCCGGCCATCCGCGGCGACGCTGACGCGCTGCTGTGCTACCTGGGCATCATGGGCCCTCAAGACGGCGTAGAGACCATGCTCGACCTCATGGAGGAGTTGGTGCACAAACGCGGCCGAGTGGGCCTGCACGCCGTGCTGCTGGGCTTCGGGGACTGCCTTGAAGACCTCAAGACCCGCTGCACGGAGCTGAATCTCGACCAGAATGTCCGATTCACCGGTCGAGTCGGGCCGGCCGAGATAGCCCAGTATTTGAGTGCGGCCGATATCGGTATCGGGCCTGACCAGAAGACACCGTTGAACGACGTCTCGACGATGAACAAGACCATGGAATACATGGCGTACGCGCTCCCCTCCGTGTCTGTGGAACTCCTGGAAACACGGGTCTCGGCCGGGGAGGCCGGCATCTTTGTCCCGTCGGGCGATATCAGCGCATTCGCCGACGCGGTCGAGGCACTTCTCGATGACCCGGCCCGCCGGGTCGAGCTTGGTCTGGCCGCTCGACGCCGAGTCTCCGAGCACCTCGACTGGAGGCCTCAGGCGAGCGCCTACGTCGCGGTGTTCGACGATCTGTTGGATTCACCACCCGACGCCACCAGATACGCCGCGTGGCCCTTCACCAGCTCCGGGATGGATCTCCCCGCTGGCAGGCGCTACGTCACTCTCGACGACGAGGCCGAGTTGGCCCGCTTCATCCGGGAACGGTGCGAATTGCCGGTGCCAGCAGCCGAGTCAATCAGGGCCACGCGCGACACTGACTGA
- a CDS encoding oligosaccharide flippase family protein: MTRAEITPERSLRSRVKGGSAWGSLNVALSKLLQFLTTLILARILAPEQFGALAVALVAQTIALNITELGTTASIARGDRSPDAIAPTVFTLSLVTGAVLTLVMVLTAPWLAVALGDASATPVIQVMALSVILASFASVPTALVWRDFLQKRRLVVDIGSIVVTMLIAVPLAMIGWGAMALAWSRVIGQAMSTIGYWIIVPRRYLPGWNRAELPGLLRLGLPLAGANFLAFILLNVDYIIVGRQLGPQELGLYLIAFNLAALPSTVLTTIIRTVAVPAFGRLAAGGHLAALTPRLVQGIAWAAFPVCAMIGALGTALMTALYGERWAPAAVALLGLGVFGAARILSELFADLSVGAGRTGGLLWVQAVWLIALIPAMLLGVELFGIAGAGWAHAVVAWLVVVPLYMVTISRVLRARISAQLWAFLPLAAAAILAAVIAAFVASLVGNSWLALIAGGMSGLLAYVAVTVRVWRSLWREARAVPDLDDVVSP, from the coding sequence GTGACCAGGGCGGAGATCACCCCAGAGCGGTCCCTTCGTTCCCGGGTGAAGGGCGGATCGGCGTGGGGATCCCTCAACGTCGCGCTGTCCAAGCTGCTCCAGTTCCTGACGACCCTCATCCTCGCCCGTATCCTCGCCCCCGAACAATTCGGTGCTCTTGCGGTCGCCCTCGTCGCACAGACAATCGCTCTGAACATCACCGAACTCGGCACGACCGCATCCATCGCCAGGGGCGATCGCAGTCCGGATGCAATCGCACCGACGGTGTTCACCCTCTCACTCGTCACCGGGGCCGTGCTGACCCTCGTCATGGTCCTGACCGCACCCTGGCTCGCTGTCGCGCTCGGAGACGCGAGCGCCACCCCTGTCATCCAGGTCATGGCGCTGAGCGTGATCTTGGCATCCTTCGCGTCGGTGCCCACCGCGCTGGTGTGGCGGGACTTCCTGCAGAAACGCCGGCTCGTCGTCGATATCGGTTCCATCGTCGTCACGATGCTGATCGCGGTGCCGCTGGCCATGATCGGTTGGGGCGCCATGGCTCTGGCCTGGTCCCGCGTTATCGGCCAGGCGATGTCCACCATCGGCTATTGGATCATCGTTCCGCGCCGCTACCTGCCCGGCTGGAACCGCGCCGAGCTGCCCGGCTTGCTCCGGCTCGGGCTTCCCCTGGCCGGCGCAAACTTCCTGGCCTTCATCCTGTTGAACGTCGATTACATCATCGTGGGGCGGCAGCTCGGACCACAGGAACTGGGCCTGTACCTCATCGCCTTCAATCTCGCGGCCCTGCCGAGCACGGTGTTGACGACGATAATTCGCACGGTTGCGGTGCCTGCGTTCGGGCGCCTGGCCGCGGGTGGGCACTTGGCCGCACTGACCCCCCGCCTGGTACAAGGCATCGCTTGGGCCGCGTTCCCCGTGTGCGCGATGATCGGTGCCCTCGGTACAGCGCTGATGACAGCCCTCTACGGTGAGCGTTGGGCGCCCGCCGCGGTCGCGCTGCTCGGTCTCGGCGTGTTCGGTGCTGCCCGCATTCTGTCCGAGCTCTTCGCTGACCTCAGTGTGGGGGCGGGGCGCACGGGCGGTCTGCTCTGGGTGCAGGCCGTCTGGCTGATCGCCCTCATCCCGGCCATGCTGCTCGGAGTCGAACTCTTCGGTATTGCCGGCGCGGGTTGGGCGCATGCCGTGGTCGCGTGGCTCGTTGTGGTGCCGCTCTACATGGTCACAATTTCGCGGGTGCTGCGCGCGCGGATTTCGGCTCAGCTCTGGGCGTTCCTACCCCTGGCCGCGGCCGCCATACTTGCCGCGGTGATCGCAGCATTCGTTGCATCATTGGTCGGCAACTCCTGGCTGGCGCTGATCGCTGGTGGGATGAGTGGCCTGCTGGCGTACGTGGCTGTCACTGTTCGCGTGTGGAGGTCTCTGTGGCGCGAAGCCCGCGCTGTTCCGGACCTCGATGACGTTGTCTCGCCGTGA
- a CDS encoding glycosyltransferase: MRLVRPGPAAGPASVTVVIPCYNYGHFLPELVASVLAQRDVRTHVIIVDDASPDGSGDVAARLAEENSPRVSAIIHAHNRGHIQTYNDGLAAVDTEYVTLVSADDVVAPGALGRATRLMDRFPGVGLVYGHASVFHDNPVPRHRPLPETWSVWNGRDWIDWTASSGRNLIVSPEAVMRTRALRETGGYNPELPHSGDLEFWLRAAARWDVARVNGRPQAFYRMHGENMHLTQFATMAVDMRHRLTAFEVLTGPELAPLVPGSDRLIVRTRQAIARQANILAARELDRGAHRGEVQELLALAEELSPGSSSARRISWRVSRDSRGKTPASRQRMIERGRTQLDRVRGVLSEIAGIA; this comes from the coding sequence ATGAGACTGGTGCGACCAGGTCCCGCCGCCGGCCCGGCGTCGGTGACCGTCGTGATCCCGTGTTACAACTATGGGCATTTCCTGCCGGAACTCGTTGCCAGTGTGCTTGCCCAGCGAGATGTCCGGACACACGTCATCATCGTCGATGACGCCTCGCCAGACGGCTCTGGCGATGTCGCAGCGCGCCTCGCCGAGGAGAACTCCCCGCGTGTCAGCGCGATCATCCACGCGCACAACCGCGGTCACATCCAGACCTACAACGACGGACTGGCCGCGGTAGACACCGAGTACGTCACCCTCGTCTCGGCAGACGATGTGGTGGCGCCAGGGGCGCTCGGACGCGCCACCCGACTAATGGACCGGTTTCCAGGTGTCGGCCTGGTCTATGGGCATGCGTCGGTCTTCCATGACAACCCCGTGCCCAGGCACCGGCCGTTGCCGGAGACCTGGAGCGTATGGAACGGACGGGACTGGATTGACTGGACTGCCTCGAGCGGCCGCAATCTGATCGTGTCCCCCGAGGCCGTCATGCGCACTCGAGCGCTTCGAGAGACCGGCGGCTACAACCCCGAGCTGCCACATTCCGGTGATCTCGAATTCTGGCTGCGTGCGGCGGCACGGTGGGATGTAGCGCGGGTGAACGGCCGTCCTCAGGCGTTCTACCGAATGCACGGAGAGAACATGCACCTCACACAGTTCGCGACGATGGCCGTCGATATGCGCCACCGGCTCACGGCCTTCGAGGTCCTCACCGGGCCCGAGCTCGCGCCATTGGTGCCCGGGTCCGACCGCCTGATCGTCCGGACGAGGCAGGCCATAGCCCGGCAAGCAAACATCCTCGCGGCGCGAGAACTCGACCGTGGAGCGCATCGTGGCGAGGTGCAGGAACTGCTCGCGTTGGCCGAGGAGCTGTCGCCGGGATCGTCGTCGGCTCGGCGCATCAGCTGGAGGGTCTCGCGGGATTCACGTGGCAAGACACCCGCATCCAGGCAGCGGATGATCGAACGCGGTCGCACCCAGCTCGACAGGGTTCGCGGTGTGCTCTCTGAAATCGCTGGGATCGCGTGA